The stretch of DNA GTCCTCCTACGTTGTGGTGCGACTTAATAACGTGACCTGTAATAGAAAGCGATTCTATTATATCTGGGTATATAGTTCCTTGTCCTAACCACTTAATGTCTTTTAGTTTGTGAGCTTCTTGGTCGAATATTTCGATAAAGCCTTTGCCTATAATCTTACGTTTCTTTTCAGGTTCGGTAACGCCTTTAAGTTCTCCGTAGAAATATTCTTTTGCGTCTACACCAATAACATTTAATCCTAAGTGTGCGTAGTCTTCTAATACTCTTTCAAACTCGTATTTGCGAAGAAGACCGTGGTCTACGAATATACAAGTAAGGTTTTTACCTATTGCTTTGTTTAGTAATACGGCAGTAACCGAAGAGTCGACTCCGCCTGAAAGAGCAAGAATAACTTTGTCGTCTCCTAATTGTTCTTTAAGCTCGGCAACTGTTGCTTCTATAAAGCTTGCAGGAGTCCAATCCTTTTTAGCGTTACAGATGTCTAAGAAGTTATCGAGTATAGTTGTTCCTATTTCGGTGTGGAATACTTCTGGGTGAAACTGTACTCCCCAAGTATTTTCTCCTTCTATGTGGTATGCAGCACACTTTACGTCTTCGGTGTTAGCAATTATCTTAAAGTTATCGGGGATAACGGTTATTGTGTCGCCGTGAGACATCCAAACCTGAGAGTTTGCTTTGATGTTTTTCATCAAAGGATTGGCACTTTCAGTAGGAGTAAGCATTGCGCGTCCGTATTCTCTTGAGTCTCCTTTTTCTATTTTACCTCCCGATGAGTAAGCTAAGTATTGCGCTCCGTAGCAGATACCTAACACGGGGTATTTACCTCTTATAGAAGATAAGTCGGGCTTGAAAGCTTCTGTATCGTTAACAGAGAACGGACTGCCTGAAAGAATTACGCCTATAACAGATTTGTCGTTTTCGGGAAACTTATTGTAAGGAACTATTTCGCAATACACGCTTAATTCGCGAAGGCGACGTCCTATTAACTGTGTAGTTTGTGAACCAAAATCAAGAATAATTACTTTTTGCATCTGAATAAATCGTTTTATTATATTATGGTGCAAAATTACACAAATACTTTAAAATAATTACTATTTGGGGAACTTAATAGATAAAATGTTGTTTATTAGGTATAACGATATAACAAACAATATAAAAATATTATCATTATGAAAAATTCAAAGTTAATTATCGGAGTAGGCATAGGCTTACTTGTAGGTGGAGCAATAGCGGCATACCTAATTACAAGCGATGAAGAGAAACAAGAGTTTGTAGACGAAATAAACTCTACGGTTAAGCGTGCTAAAAAAACTATCGGAAGAGTTGTTGAAGATGGTTTGGCTGAATTGGATAGCAAAGCTAATAAGGTTTCTAAAACAGCTATGGAAGCAGTTAATAACATAAAAAAAGGAATGTCGTAATGAATAAGGGATACGATTTAGGTACTCTTATATCTGTAATTAAAACAGATGTAATAGAACTTGTAAACGCTAAGATAGAGTATTACAAACTCGAGATGTTTGAGAAGGTTTCGAGTGTAGGTTCTTTATTGGTTTACGGTTTAATAGTTATCAATCTGGTGTTTTTTGCTTTCCTTTTTGGTTTCTTAGCTTTAGGGTTTTTAATTAGCGATTGGGTTGGCAGTGTTGCTGGAGGCTTTGGTATAGTAGCTTTACTTTATCTGATTATTATGGCTGTATTGTTTGCTTTACGTAAACCAATACTTAAAGTTTTCCAAAATATATTTCTCAAAGAACTTGATCCTGATTTAGAAGACGAAGCAAGGTATGAGGAGAAATGTGCTCAACAAAGAAGTAAGGCAAAAAAAGAACGCAGACAACGTATGAGAGATTGGGACGAAGATTTAATTAATAAATACAAAGATTTATATGAGCTCGACTAAATTAACTCCGATAGACATATTGAAGAGACGAAAAATTAGATTGCAGGTTAAGTCAGACGCTTTAATTGATATACTTGAAGATAATTTTACTTACTTGCAAAACAATGCAGTTTCTTTAGCAAGCGAAACGGCTGCTGATACATTTATCTCTAAGCTACCACCGTTTGTACAAAGTTTATTGGGTAAGGGTCATAAAGTCCCTTGGTCGGAAGCCCTTCCTTCGTCTGATAAACTTAGTGGTATAGCAATGGGTGCTTTAGATTTTCTACCTATATTATTTAGGGGCAAGAAAGGTATAGTTGCAACATTGCTTATTAGAATGATTAAGAAATTAATGAAGAGTTAATTTCAGTAGTTGAAGAAAGAAAAAGGGGCATAAGGTAATTAATACTTTGTGCCCCTTTGTTGTTTTACTCTACAATTTTATTTACTTGTTTCTTGTAATATTCAAGATCAATGTTTTGAATGTGAGTGCCAGTACCATTAGTGGAATTATCTGGAAGGTCAACTCTATTAGGTGGAGAGTAATACTCTAATGTTTTCACACCTTTGTCTAAAGGAGGGAAAATAAGAACTCTTTCAATGTATGCACCTTTTAGACCCATAACTACAAACATACGTCCTAGTTCGTAAGGAGCTTCAACATCTCTGATCTTATATCTAGTATTTGTTTTAGAGTCTATAAGACAGGCGTTTTTGTCGGTGAATAACCAGTTCGAAGGCCAGTGAATCTTCGTAACAGTTGTTACTCTTGTTTCACCCTTAACCTCTTCAATAGATTTGATATTCATTGTAGGGTATATTTCTGCTGCTAAAGGAGGTACAAGAGTAACTTCATTACGAGCAAGATAGTATGCGTCAAGATTCTTTGCGGCATTAATATCTCCTTTAGATAATACTACACCATCGGGATTGTAATACTTGTTATCTTCCGTATTGAATGTAAGACCGCTTGCTTCATAATTCCAAGTGCTTGGATCTATGAAATCGTCAGCGGGTTTGCTGTTTTTTAAGGGTATCTTCACCAAAGCTTCATCAGAGTTGTCAATGTATACATAAGTAGTATCGTTCTTTTCAACAATATCAATGTTATCGACATTTTTGTTAGTCTCTAAAGACGACACACTTCCTGTATCGGTGTTTTTTAAGCTTATTTTTACCGTTTCTTTCTTTACGGTTGGAGGCGGAACGTCTGCTACAATTTTTACTTTCTTTACAGTTGGTGGAGTAAATTGTACAGTCTTTGTTTCCTTCTTTACAGGTGGTGGCGGTGGAACATCTTCTACAATCTTTACGGTCTCCTTTTTAACTACAGTTTGAGCTTGAGCAACAGGTTTGAAAGAGAAGAATGCGAGAAGCATAACTAACATTGGTGTCATAAGAACTACCCGTAGTCTCTTATAACGGATTTGATTACCAGTTTTCATTTTAATAAACCTTTTTTTAATTAATGATGTATTGAATCCGTTAGCCATAGCAGGGAGGAAGCCGGCAGTTTCTTCCAAGATAAAGCTCATATATATTTCTCGTTCAATGCCGTTGCGCAAGATGCAGTCGTCAACCTGAAACTCGTGAGTTAAACGAATCTCGTAGCGTATGAGCCACATCACGGGATTAAACCAGAATATTACGGTAAATAATTCTAACAATGCCATATCTATATAGTGATAGTTCGAGATGTGGAATTGTTCGTGAGTAATAATAATATGTTGTTTGTCTTTGTTAGACTCAGAGGGTAAATATATCTCTCTCATAAAAGAGAATGGATTTTTTATTACCTTACTTTTATAAATCTTTATATTCCCAATATCTTCACGCTCCGACCTTTTACGCAAGAGTTTAATCTTGTATAAATGAATGAAAAGGAGTACGAGATAAAGAAACATTACACCTACATATATATAAGGAGTAAAAGATGCGTAATTAATCTCCTTATTTATTTTTGTTTCTTTTGCAGGAGTAACTGTAGGCGTAATAGCAACCTCGGTAATAGGTTCGTTGTAGATAACGACTGCCCCTTCCGAAGCAGGCTCCGAAACAATCTCTTCGAGAGCCTGCACATCAAGATTACTTTCTATTACTCTATTATTATCAGTTACAGTATATTCTTGTTTGGCTGCTTTTTGAAATAAAACCCAATCGGCAGGTAGGGGGATAGTTATTACTGATATTATAAGTGCAATAACTGGTATTGATATAAGGTAGACTCTGTTGCCAACAAAAGAACCTTTGTTTTTGAACAGAAGATAGTAGAATACCATCAAAACTCCCGATATTAATAGAAATTCTATTGCTGTTGTTAATATAGAAGTTATCATAAGCGTTTATTTTTTACAGTCGTTAAGTATCTGTATTAATTCATCTATTTCTTTATCCGAAAGCTTTTCTTCCGATGCAAAGAACGACATCATAGATTTGAAACTCCCAGCAAAGAAGTTTTCTTTAGTCTTTTTCATAAAGTTGCGAGTGTAGTCGCTTTTAGATATAAGCGGATAATAACGATTGCTTTTGCCGAAAGTTTCGAAACCGACAAACTCCTTAGTTACCAGTATTCGCATCATTGTAGAAATTGTGCTGTTGGCTAACTTGGGAGTAGGCAATTCGTCGATTATTTCGCTAACGAAAGCGTGCTCTTTATCCCATAAAATGTTCATTAACTTTAGTTCGAGTTTACTT from Dysgonomonadaceae bacterium PH5-43 encodes:
- a CDS encoding GMP synthase (glutamine-hydrolyzing) (product_source=KO:K01951; cath_funfam=3.30.300.10,3.40.50.620,3.40.50.880; cog=COG0518,COG0519; ko=KO:K01951; pfam=PF00117,PF00958,PF02540; superfamily=52317,52402; tigrfam=TIGR00884,TIGR00888) — encoded protein: MQKVIILDFGSQTTQLIGRRLRELSVYCEIVPYNKFPENDKSVIGVILSGSPFSVNDTEAFKPDLSSIRGKYPVLGICYGAQYLAYSSGGKIEKGDSREYGRAMLTPTESANPLMKNIKANSQVWMSHGDTITVIPDNFKIIANTEDVKCAAYHIEGENTWGVQFHPEVFHTEIGTTILDNFLDICNAKKDWTPASFIEATVAELKEQLGDDKVILALSGGVDSSVTAVLLNKAIGKNLTCIFVDHGLLRKYEFERVLEDYAHLGLNVIGVDAKEYFYGELKGVTEPEKKRKIIGKGFIEIFDQEAHKLKDIKWLGQGTIYPDIIESLSITGHVIKSHHNVGGLPEKMNLKLVEPLKLLFKDEVRRIGRELGMKDHLISRHPFPGPGLGVRILGDITPEKVRILQDADDIYIQALRDWNLYDQVWQAGAILLPVQSVGVMGDERTYENAVALRAVNSTDAMTADWAHLPYDFMAKVSNDIINKVKGVNRVVYDISSKPPATIEWE
- a CDS encoding gas vesicle protein (product_source=COG4980; cog=COG4980; superfamily=51445; transmembrane_helix_parts=Inside_1_6,TMhelix_7_26,Outside_27_83), which codes for MKNSKLIIGVGIGLLVGGAIAAYLITSDEEKQEFVDEINSTVKRAKKTIGRVVEDGLAELDSKANKVSKTAMEAVNNIKKGMS
- a CDS encoding putative membrane protein YqjE (product_source=COG5393; cog=COG5393; pfam=PF07332; transmembrane_helix_parts=Inside_1_42,TMhelix_43_65,Outside_66_74,TMhelix_75_97,Inside_98_160) produces the protein MNKGYDLGTLISVIKTDVIELVNAKIEYYKLEMFEKVSSVGSLLVYGLIVINLVFFAFLFGFLALGFLISDWVGSVAGGFGIVALLYLIIMAVLFALRKPILKVFQNIFLKELDPDLEDEARYEEKCAQQRSKAKKERRQRMRDWDEDLINKYKDLYELD
- a CDS encoding hypothetical protein (product_source=Hypo-rule applied), with the translated sequence MSSTKLTPIDILKRRKIRLQVKSDALIDILEDNFTYLQNNAVSLASETAADTFISKLPPFVQSLLGKGHKVPWSEALPSSDKLSGIAMGALDFLPILFRGKKGIVATLLIRMIKKLMKS
- a CDS encoding hypothetical protein (product_source=Hypo-rule applied; pfam=PF05569; superfamily=55961; transmembrane_helix_parts=Outside_1_4,TMhelix_5_27,Inside_28_33,TMhelix_34_56,Outside_57_134,TMhelix_135_157,Inside_158_223,TMhelix_224_246,Outside_247_265,TMhelix_266_288,Inside_289_308,TMhelix_309_331,Outside_332_635); the encoded protein is MITSILTTAIEFLLISGVLMVFYYLLFKNKGSFVGNRVYLISIPVIALIISVITIPLPADWVLFQKAAKQEYTVTDNNRVIESNLDVQALEEIVSEPASEGAVVIYNEPITEVAITPTVTPAKETKINKEINYASFTPYIYVGVMFLYLVLLFIHLYKIKLLRKRSEREDIGNIKIYKSKVIKNPFSFMREIYLPSESNKDKQHIIITHEQFHISNYHYIDMALLELFTVIFWFNPVMWLIRYEIRLTHEFQVDDCILRNGIEREIYMSFILEETAGFLPAMANGFNTSLIKKRFIKMKTGNQIRYKRLRVVLMTPMLVMLLAFFSFKPVAQAQTVVKKETVKIVEDVPPPPPVKKETKTVQFTPPTVKKVKIVADVPPPTVKKETVKISLKNTDTGSVSSLETNKNVDNIDIVEKNDTTYVYIDNSDEALVKIPLKNSKPADDFIDPSTWNYEASGLTFNTEDNKYYNPDGVVLSKGDINAAKNLDAYYLARNEVTLVPPLAAEIYPTMNIKSIEEVKGETRVTTVTKIHWPSNWLFTDKNACLIDSKTNTRYKIRDVEAPYELGRMFVVMGLKGAYIERVLIFPPLDKGVKTLEYYSPPNRVDLPDNSTNGTGTHIQNIDLEYYKKQVNKIVE
- a CDS encoding BlaI family penicillinase repressor (product_source=KO:K02171; cath_funfam=1.10.10.10,1.10.4040.10; cog=COG3682; ko=KO:K02171; pfam=PF03965; superfamily=46785), which gives rise to MEKELSKLELKLMNILWDKEHAFVSEIIDELPTPKLANSTISTMMRILVTKEFVGFETFGKSNRYYPLISKSDYTRNFMKKTKENFFAGSFKSMMSFFASEEKLSDKEIDELIQILNDCKK